CCTAAAGCTTGTAGATTCTGGCCTTCTGCTCATAGAAGATGGGCTAGTGAAGAGGTCTTTATCTTTTGAAGAATGATCCGATAATAATATGTGAGCATGTTTGGGTATACCTTCGGTGTAATCTCGGCTGGATTGGAAGTATTTAGGAAAGCCATAGACATAACCAACAGGAATATACTAAACGCGAACAACCCCGATTACGCTCAGGAAGAGCCTGTTATAACCAACTTTGCTCCTGCAGGTGTGAACCTACAGACTATCAAAAGGATTCAGAACTTCTACTATCTTTCCCTGCGTAACGACAAGCTTTCTACTGTTTACTACCTTAAAGAGAGGGTAAGCGGTAACTCTCAAGTGGAGGACATATTCCAAGAGTTTACACAGGGTCTGGGCGGTACTGAGTACATAAATGATCTCTTTGGAGCTTACCAAGATCTTATGAAGGATCCTACCAATGAAGGAGCTAAGGCTCAGCTTATCAATTCTGCCAAAAGCTTAGTATCCTACCTAAGGGACAGGATAAACGATTTGGACAGGATAAATAACGGTATAGACTACAACCTAAGAAACTACATATCCCAAGTGAACGATCTTACCAAGAAGATAGCGGAGCTCAACAAAGATATACTCATACAGTATGCACAGACTTACGCAAATGGTCAGGATTACAAAAACCTCCTTGACCAGAGGGACCAGTACTTGAAGGAACTTTCTCAGCTTATAAACATAAGAGTCCAAGAGGATGATCTGGGAAGGGTAAGGGTAGAGACCTCACAGGGCTTTGTGTTGGTGGAAGACGGTACAAGTTGGGATCTTTCTTACGATGGGGGTTCAAGGAAGGTCTACTGGAATTCAAAGGATGGAAGCAAAGTAGACATAAGCTCCCTTCTTACCTCTGGGAAGATTAAAGGGTTGCTTGACTTCTCCCAAGACATAAGCAGCTATATGAATAAGCTTGACAGCGTGGCTAAAGCTCTCATCAGCCAGGTGAAAGTGCCATTAAGACAGGGTTATGGTAATACCTTCTACTACATCCAAAACGTCAGCAATCCTACAGCTCCATTGGGTATTAGCAAACCCATTACGCTGAACGGCAGCTCCTCTGTTATAATAACCCCTTCCCCCACAGATTCCTTGAATGACCTTGCAAACACTATAAATGCAGCAGCCGTTGGCTTTACAGCTTCCGTAGTAGCCAATCCGGATGGTACATACACACTCAAGGTAGTTGCCTCTGATCCAAACTACACTATACAAGACCAAAACGGTAAGTTATTCAAAGCCGAAGGACTTTTTACTGGAACCTCTGTAAGGGATATAGACCTAAATCCAAACGTGTCAGACATGCTGCAGAACATGGATTATTCCCTTGCTGATGAGTTTGACAGTTTTTCAGTAGAGTGGTGGAACACTGTTAAAGGACAGTACCAAAACCTTTTAAACGATGTCTCATCAAACTTAAACTCACTCAAGAACAGACAGGACAGGGAATCTGCGCTGCTCAACTCTTTGGATGCTAAGCTTCAAGAGATGCAGGGTGTTTCCATAGATGCAGAGTTCATGCGAGCTATGGAGTTGCAAAGGAGCTACGAGGCCTTAGCAAAGATTGTGAACGCTATGGATGAACTCATAAGAACTACTTTAAACATGGTTTGAGGTGAAAGGCTATGAAGGTACCAGATAATCTACTCTTTTCTCTGTTTGTAGAGCAGGATGCAAGTATAAGAAAAAAACTTGAAGAAAAAACTCTAGAGATATCAACAGGAAGAAGGCTACAGCACATATCTGATGATCCTGGAGCACTTTTAAACATCACAGACCTCAAGAAGGAAATAGCTCAACTTTCCGAGTACGCTCAAAAAAGGCTCTTTGCTGACACAAACCTTTCCTTTATAGACAAAAACTTGGGAAACGTCGAAAACGAGCTGAAAAATCTTTACTCTCTTACTTTGCAGGCTAAAAACAGCACCGTAGATGTGAACTCCCTTACATCCACTTCACAGGCTTTCTACAAAGCCCTTTCCTTCATATTAGACACCGCCAACGACAAGATAGGGCAGAATTACCTCTTCGGTGGTTCATCACTAACTACAAAACCTTTTGATGAGAATCTAAACTACGTAGCCTCAAGCACACCTTTTGAAGTCAATATCTCAGAGAATACCAAAGTTTCTGTTTTCCTACCCGGCAAGGATGTATTCGGGACAAACATCCTTTTATCAAACTATTCCACCAACGACCCAAACGCTGCGTTTACTACACCAGGTACGCTTACAATCCAGGTAGGGACTGATGTTATCAGCGTAAACTACGGGGGTATGGGCCAACCTCAAAACCTTTCGGAGCTTGTCAGTTATATAAACTCCAACTACGCGGGCAAGCTCGTAGCCTTTGTATCTCAGAATGCCGATGGAAGTTACTCTCTGATGTTATCTCCGGCTACTGTATCTACACCCATATCGGCTACAGCTACGGGTGACCTTTCTTCGGGTTTTACTAATCCTAACATCATGCAGGTTGTAAAGAGGATTGCAGATAAGCTGAACGCAGGCATACATCCAGATGACTCAGACGTGTTTGCTATAACGAGGTCCTACGAAAGGATAGACTATCAAAGATCTAACGTGGGTGCTGTCCTTTCCCAGGTGAAAAACCTTCAACCTATGCAGGAGAACAGGGGGGATGTTTTAAACAAAGAAAAGTCTGACTTGGAAGATGCAGACCTCTCTAAAAGTATTATGGATTATACTAAGTACCAGCTGGCTTACGAAGCGCTAATGAAGATAATAAGTTCTCAGAGAGACATGACCATACTTAGGTATGTTTAGACCTAACACTCCATATCTTGCCGTTGATGGTATAGTAAGGTTGTGGGAGGGAGAAAGGTTCAAGGGTATAGTACTCATAGAGAGGAAGAACCCACCCTACGGGTATGCTCTACCAGGAGGTTTTGTTGAAGTAGGTGAGCGTGTCGAGGAGGCAGTACTAAGGGAGGTAAAAGAAGAGACATCCCTTGAAGGTAAGATAGCCTATCTGCTGGGAGTCTTTTCAGACCCAAACAGGGACCTTAGGTTTCATGTGGTGTCTGTAGTTTTTGTCATAGATGCCGAAGGTACTCCAAAGGCTTCAAGCGATGCCAAGGAAGTACACCTTTTCCCCTTAGAAGATATCCCCTGGGACTCTTTAGTCTTCGATCATGCCAAGATATTGAAGGAATTTCTAAGAAGGTAGTTGACCCATATCATAAAGGTTCTCTAACAGGATAGGATAAAATCTAAGAAAAATTTGCAGGAGGTTTAGCCATGGCCGAACAAGTAACACTGAAGGGAAACCCTGTGACCCTATGCGGTCCTTCTCTGAAAGAGGGTGATGATGCTCCCGTTGCGGTAGTTGTGACTAAGGACCTCCAGGAAAAGGCCGTAGGTGGAGCAAAGGGCGTTGTTCAGGTGATAATAACAGTACCATCTTTGGACACTCCAGTCTGTGAAACAGAGACTAAGAAGTTCAACGAGCTTATGGCTGGTATGCAGGGCGTAGACGTAACCGTTGTTTCCATGGACCTACCCTTCGCACAGAAGAGGTTCTGTGAGAGCTTCAACATAGGGAATGTAACGGTAGCCTCTGACTTTAGGTACAGGGACATGGAGAAGTACGGAGTTCTAATAGCTGAGGGAGCCCTTAAAGGCATACTTGCAAGGGCAGTCTTCGTAGTGGACAAAAACGGAAAGATAGCTTACAAGCAGCTTGTTCCTGAGATAACTCAAGAACCCAACTATGACGAAGTGGTCCAAAAGGTAAAGGCCCTACTGTGATGGGGGCCTTCCCCATTTAATCCCTAAGAAGAAGGTAGATAAAGAAAAGCAGGGTTGCTTGAAGACCAAAGAAGGCAGTAAGCTTTACGTAAGAGAAGTGCGGGCTTAGGTACCTTATAGCTATACCTGAGGTATTGTCAAGGAAAGCAAATACAAAAGACAGTGCAGTCATTAGGTTTATGTATTTTTTCCTGTCGCTGAACAGGGCAAGGTGGCCAACGGTCAGCAGATAAAGGGGCATGGAAAGAAGGTGAGGGTGGAAGACCTTCCACATACCCTCCCATGTTTTGGGTTTCATGTACCTCTCTGGGTTTCCTAGGTAGTAGTCTTTTATGCCCTGTAGGTCAAAGCCCATCTTGGAGAAGAAGGCCATAAAGCTGGATGCTATAAAGAGCAGGGAGAGCAAGGAGAATAAAACAAGGATAAGTCTTATAGTGGAAATCCCTACCTTTTCTCCCTTGGAGTTTGAAAAGAGAAATAAAAAGTTAAGGATTATCAAAAGGGCTACCGTAAGCTGTAAAAGTACAAAGAGTACTAGCTTGGGTAGCACCCAGTGAGGTCCCAAAAAGTAGATCACCATATCCCACGCGTGGTACAGTATGGCAGTAAGGAAGGCTGTAGCATTAAGGACTTTCTTGAAGGTTTCAGGAAAGTTTGTCTGCAAAAACAAGGAGCTGAGTACGAGAAGGAACATTGAATCTAGAAAGGTATGCACATGCATATCCTCCGAAAGTTGGGCCAAGGATATCCTTTCCGGAGATTCAGGATCTTGAAAGTAGTATCTGAGGAGGCTCTCATGGCTAAAACCATACTTGGTGTAGAAGAAGAGCCACGAGCTTACCCAGTAGAGCACGGAAAAGAGAAGGAAGAGCAGGAGCATGTAGTAGAGCATCCTATTTTCCTTTATGTTGGAAGATACGAAAAACCTCATCTAGCACCCCCAAACAGCACCTTCCACATATGAAGCACCTTCCTGGCGTTGTCCGTTATGGCCCTTGAGGTGAGGGTAGCACCCGTCATGTTTATTACGTCCTTTTTTAGCCTGACAGGATCTGCCCCTGACTTTCCTTTGAACTGCCTTAGCCATTCCTCATCGGGCATGTACTCCAAGGGTTCATTGAAGGAAAGGACCTCAATCGCAAGGATCCTACCCTTTGAATCAAGGGCGTAAAGGACTGTCTCGGGATGCGTCCTTACAGTATGCACGTCTACGTAGGCGTAGCCTACTATCTGTCCATTCCTTTTGGCTATGTACCAAGAGATAAGCCTGCTGTTTAGTTTTACCTTAGAGGCCTCTTCTATGGCATTAACCTGCTCGGGAGTAAGCACTACATTCTTCACCTCCACCTTGGCACCTGGGAATATCTGAGCGAGGGCTCTGTCTAAGGTTTGGAACTCCCTTGAACCGCCGAAGGAGAAAAAGATAAGAACAATCAACAAAAACCAACATCTACACATAGAGGATAAATATAAAGACCCCTCCTTCAGGAGGGGAACATGAGCAAGAGCCCTGGCCATGGCACACCCTTAGAACATAAAACCAAGGGTAAGCCTGTACTCGTTTTCATCCTTCTTGTTGTCCTTGTAGTTTATCCTTACGTAGTCTGTCTTTATGGCCACCAGTGGATGAGGTTTGTAGGACAGTCCCAGGTTGTATATGTCCCTTCTATGCCCCACCGGCTTTATAAAACCATCAGGAACCTCCTTGTGTGTGTCTATGTTCTCGTAGATACCAAAGAGGTAAAGCTCCTGATTACTCATATCAAAGAGTCTAAAAAGATCGTAAGCGACCTGTACGTAGAAGCCTTGCTGTTTTGACGGAAAACCGTTTATGCCCGCATCCTGTCCTATCCTTTTAGCATCCGTAAAGTTGACAAAAGCCCCTACGAACCTGATGTCAAAGCCCGCATACTGCCACCAGAGGTGGGGAGAGAGCAGGAAAACAGAGCCTACCTTGCTGCCACGCCTTAAGCCAAGGCTTGAATCCATTCCACCCTTGGACTGCACATCTCCATAGAAGAACGATGAACCCAGCTTAAGGTTGTAAGGGAGTTTAAGGTCTATCCTACCTGTAAAGCCGAGCCTGTCGGCGACAGCCCTTGCTCCCCTTTGTTTTAGAGATTGCATTATACGTGTGTTTGACGTTTTTTCATTTCCGTTTATCATAAGACCGTTAGTCACGTAAAACCTGTAGTCTACGTTCTTTATGGTGCCATAGATTCCAAGGCCCATCTCCTCCCACGTGGATGGGATAAGTGTCCTTTCAAGGAAGGGCCTTTGGGCGCTTGGAAAGGTAGGTGGTTCGTGAACCTCGTTTATGATACCAACAGGCATAAGGAGCAAGCCACCTCTGAAGCCAAGCTCTGGCCTGTAGGCGTAATCAAGCATGGCCAGCTCAGCCTTAAAGTATTCTCCTCCAGTTCCTTGCTCTTCGCTGGTTGAAGCATGCTCCAGCTCTAGCTCAGAGGTAAACTTCAGTCTTTCTGTAAAGGCATAGCCAAGGTACACAACGAACCTTTGCATGTCGGCTATGCTTTTGGCACCACCTCTTTTGTCTACGTCGTTGTGTTCAAAGGTGAGCTCTCCGTAACCCCCTACGGACACGCCCTTTGGGTTGAACAGCGCCTTAGAGGCCGCGGGTCCAAGCCCTGAGTAAGATCTAAACTCCACAGAAGGCATGGCGATTTCCAGCCTGAGCTTCCTTATCTCCTCCTTTAAGACCTCACTCTCTTCAGAAGCTTCCTTTTTACTCCTTTCCTGTTCTTCCTTTAGCCTTTGTATCTCATGCTGGAGGGCTTTTATCTGTTCCTCCAGTTGACGGATTTTGTCTTCTGTGGTTTGAGCTAAAGCAAAGCTGGAAAAGAGGGCTCCTAAAAGAAGCACCTTTCTCATGTCAACCTCCTTTATAGAGTTTGAGATTGTATCTCATTTATGCAGAAACTGATATTAGATGTCAATATGATTTATCTCATTTAAGATAAACTCATCAGTTGTTTAGACTTAAACAGGGACAACATCTGCGATGCTCCTTACAGACCTGTGTCCTACAGCTCTGTGCTCTTTGAAAAGTACCCCATCAGCTTACTCTTCTACGACAGCTTTTTAGTTAACTTGTTTTTAACCCCAGCACGCTCATAGATAAAGAACCCCTTGCTAAAAGACCATGATACGTGTAGAAGATCTGTATAAATACTTCCGAGGTAAGAAGGTACTTAAGGGGATAAGTGCAGAGTTCAAGGAGGGCAAGAGAACAGCCATACTAGGACCAACCCGATGGCGGGAGGGTAACCTTTAGGAACAACATTGACCAAAGGAGAGTGATAAGTTACATGCCACAAGAGCCGAAGTTTCCGGAGAATCTTACGGTGCTTGATATAGTGAGGATGGTGGAGGACATAAGGGGTGAAAGATCCAAGGAGCTGGACAGTCTGTTGGAGCTATTCCTCTGTGTTCTTGTCCGTATGTGCAACCCTCATACTTCCTTATCTCTTGGTCTCCATAGCCCTTTATTACTACTTTTACGGTTTTGAGCACATGTACGTATTTCCTGTCCTGCTCTCATCTTCCTTAATTCCTCTCTTCGTTTCTGTCGGCATGTTCGTATCGCTGACCGTAGAAGATAGATTTACTGGCTTGCTCGTAGCTTTGCTTGTATGGCTATTCTTAGCAGGTCTGTACGATGCGTTCATCCTTTACCTGGCTATACTACTATCCGAGTATCCGGTGGAGAGTGTGGTCATTCTCCTGACCATGCTTAATCCCATAGATACCAAACACCGGTCTTTCAGAGCTCCTGAGCTTTGTGGGTAGTTGGCTTAAGGAACGTTCCAGTCTACTCCGGCCTCTCTCCTTCTTGACTACCTTCTTCTATACCTTTTCCTTCCTATTGGTGGGTTTGAGGGCATTTCGCAGGAAGGATTTCTGATAAAATATCCGGATCATGGTCAGGAAAGCCGTTCTACCGGTGGCGGGTTGGGGGACGAGGTTTCTGCCAGCAACGAAGGCCATGCCCAAGGAAATGTTTCCGCTCATAGACAAGCCCATAATACAGTTCATAGTGGAGGAGTGCCTTGATGCAGACATAGAGAACATCATATTCGTCACAGGAAGACACAAAAGACCCATAGAACACCATTTTGACATAAACGCAGATTTGGAAAGGTTTTTGGAAAAATCGGGAAAGTACACTTTACTTGAAGAAATACGGCAAGTAAGCAGGCTTATAAACCCTATATACGTAAGACAGAAAGAGCAGCTTGGTCTAGGTCATGCCGTGCTGACTGCTGAGCCAGTGGTAGGAAACGAGCCTTTCTTAGTAGCACTGGGAGATATAGTACTAAGGGGCCCTTCAAATTCTACAAGGGATATTATCAAAGTGTTTGAAAGATTAAAGAGAAGCGTTATAGCTGTCTTTGAGGTTCCTTATTCAGAAGTCTCCAAGTATGGCATAGTGAAAGTAGAAGATCCCTCCGCAGAACTGTCGCGCATAGTGGATTTGGTGGAAAAACCTAACGTGGATGAAGCACCCTCAAACCTGGCCATAGTGGGAAGGTATGTGTTTACGCCTGCTATCTTTGAAAAGCTTAGAAAGACAAGGCCAGGTAAAGGTGGAGAGATACAGTTGACGGATGCCATAAAGCTTTTGCTTGAGGAGGAAGAGGTCTATGCTTTTAAGATAAAGGCGAAGGTGTACGACACAGGGACACCCCTCGGTTACCTTCAGACCCTTGTTGATTTTGCTCTGCACAGAAAAGACCT
The DNA window shown above is from Thermocrinis minervae and carries:
- the flgK gene encoding flagellar hook-associated protein FlgK; the protein is MFGYTFGVISAGLEVFRKAIDITNRNILNANNPDYAQEEPVITNFAPAGVNLQTIKRIQNFYYLSLRNDKLSTVYYLKERVSGNSQVEDIFQEFTQGLGGTEYINDLFGAYQDLMKDPTNEGAKAQLINSAKSLVSYLRDRINDLDRINNGIDYNLRNYISQVNDLTKKIAELNKDILIQYAQTYANGQDYKNLLDQRDQYLKELSQLINIRVQEDDLGRVRVETSQGFVLVEDGTSWDLSYDGGSRKVYWNSKDGSKVDISSLLTSGKIKGLLDFSQDISSYMNKLDSVAKALISQVKVPLRQGYGNTFYYIQNVSNPTAPLGISKPITLNGSSSVIITPSPTDSLNDLANTINAAAVGFTASVVANPDGTYTLKVVASDPNYTIQDQNGKLFKAEGLFTGTSVRDIDLNPNVSDMLQNMDYSLADEFDSFSVEWWNTVKGQYQNLLNDVSSNLNSLKNRQDRESALLNSLDAKLQEMQGVSIDAEFMRAMELQRSYEALAKIVNAMDELIRTTLNMV
- the flgL gene encoding flagellar hook-associated protein FlgL, which codes for MKVPDNLLFSLFVEQDASIRKKLEEKTLEISTGRRLQHISDDPGALLNITDLKKEIAQLSEYAQKRLFADTNLSFIDKNLGNVENELKNLYSLTLQAKNSTVDVNSLTSTSQAFYKALSFILDTANDKIGQNYLFGGSSLTTKPFDENLNYVASSTPFEVNISENTKVSVFLPGKDVFGTNILLSNYSTNDPNAAFTTPGTLTIQVGTDVISVNYGGMGQPQNLSELVSYINSNYAGKLVAFVSQNADGSYSLMLSPATVSTPISATATGDLSSGFTNPNIMQVVKRIADKLNAGIHPDDSDVFAITRSYERIDYQRSNVGAVLSQVKNLQPMQENRGDVLNKEKSDLEDADLSKSIMDYTKYQLAYEALMKIISSQRDMTILRYV
- a CDS encoding NUDIX domain-containing protein, which translates into the protein MFRPNTPYLAVDGIVRLWEGERFKGIVLIERKNPPYGYALPGGFVEVGERVEEAVLREVKEETSLEGKIAYLLGVFSDPNRDLRFHVVSVVFVIDAEGTPKASSDAKEVHLFPLEDIPWDSLVFDHAKILKEFLRR
- the tpx gene encoding thiol peroxidase, with product MAEQVTLKGNPVTLCGPSLKEGDDAPVAVVVTKDLQEKAVGGAKGVVQVIITVPSLDTPVCETETKKFNELMAGMQGVDVTVVSMDLPFAQKRFCESFNIGNVTVASDFRYRDMEKYGVLIAEGALKGILARAVFVVDKNGKIAYKQLVPEITQEPNYDEVVQKVKALL
- a CDS encoding FMN-binding protein, with translation MCRCWFLLIVLIFFSFGGSREFQTLDRALAQIFPGAKVEVKNVVLTPEQVNAIEEASKVKLNSRLISWYIAKRNGQIVGYAYVDVHTVRTHPETVLYALDSKGRILAIEVLSFNEPLEYMPDEEWLRQFKGKSGADPVRLKKDVINMTGATLTSRAITDNARKVLHMWKVLFGGAR
- a CDS encoding cell division protein ZapB, whose protein sequence is MRKVLLLGALFSSFALAQTTEDKIRQLEEQIKALQHEIQRLKEEQERSKKEASEESEVLKEEIRKLRLEIAMPSVEFRSYSGLGPAASKALFNPKGVSVGGYGELTFEHNDVDKRGGAKSIADMQRFVVYLGYAFTERLKFTSELELEHASTSEEQGTGGEYFKAELAMLDYAYRPELGFRGGLLLMPVGIINEVHEPPTFPSAQRPFLERTLIPSTWEEMGLGIYGTIKNVDYRFYVTNGLMINGNEKTSNTRIMQSLKQRGARAVADRLGFTGRIDLKLPYNLKLGSSFFYGDVQSKGGMDSSLGLRRGSKVGSVFLLSPHLWWQYAGFDIRFVGAFVNFTDAKRIGQDAGINGFPSKQQGFYVQVAYDLFRLFDMSNQELYLFGIYENIDTHKEVPDGFIKPVGHRRDIYNLGLSYKPHPLVAIKTDYVRINYKDNKKDENEYRLTLGFMF
- the galU gene encoding UTP--glucose-1-phosphate uridylyltransferase GalU — translated: MVRKAVLPVAGWGTRFLPATKAMPKEMFPLIDKPIIQFIVEECLDADIENIIFVTGRHKRPIEHHFDINADLERFLEKSGKYTLLEEIRQVSRLINPIYVRQKEQLGLGHAVLTAEPVVGNEPFLVALGDIVLRGPSNSTRDIIKVFERLKRSVIAVFEVPYSEVSKYGIVKVEDPSAELSRIVDLVEKPNVDEAPSNLAIVGRYVFTPAIFEKLRKTRPGKGGEIQLTDAIKLLLEEEEVYAFKIKAKVYDTGTPLGYLQTLVDFALHRKDLKDEFFLFLQRIVNSSNLQPDRT